A window from Sinorhizobium fredii encodes these proteins:
- a CDS encoding AraC family transcriptional regulator: MTFPTRATTAENARGKASIGLAGDPVDSIGRILDRPPALVGEALRSETRLTTRWSHGALHDSLPGLSSHVVMTYYGADQEISWRSGGRRHASRTRPGTITLIPEGHDGRWDIAGPIEVSHVYFPQERLQASADLLAGGKRVELIGRVGFEDPSAARILELLSREARLDDPSSRLFVEQAIDLLCLQLVRGHSSFSALTVEEPRGGLADWQVKRVTAYMREHLEEEIGLDELAATVNLSRFHFCTAFRRATGQTPHQWLVNLRIAQARQLLAMPELPVTEIALSVGYQTPSAFAAAFRKVTATTPTEYRRALLGDGAGELSSFKQGRHP, translated from the coding sequence ATGACATTTCCAACGCGAGCAACGACTGCGGAAAATGCCCGCGGTAAGGCATCCATTGGCCTGGCTGGTGATCCAGTCGACAGCATTGGCAGGATTTTGGACCGTCCGCCCGCTCTGGTGGGCGAAGCGCTTCGAAGTGAAACCCGACTGACCACGCGCTGGAGCCATGGCGCGCTGCACGATTCGCTGCCAGGGCTGTCGAGCCATGTGGTGATGACCTATTACGGTGCTGACCAGGAGATATCCTGGCGTTCCGGTGGCAGGCGCCATGCTTCAAGGACAAGGCCCGGAACGATCACGCTTATTCCCGAAGGTCATGACGGGCGCTGGGATATCGCCGGGCCGATCGAGGTGTCGCACGTCTATTTCCCTCAGGAGCGGCTTCAGGCGAGCGCTGATCTCCTCGCCGGCGGCAAACGCGTCGAGTTGATCGGGCGCGTCGGCTTCGAAGACCCTTCGGCTGCGCGCATTCTCGAATTGTTGAGCCGCGAGGCGCGGCTGGACGACCCGTCGTCCCGGTTGTTCGTGGAGCAGGCCATTGACCTCCTATGCCTGCAACTCGTGCGTGGACACTCCTCCTTTAGCGCGCTGACGGTCGAGGAACCTCGCGGAGGGCTCGCGGACTGGCAGGTCAAGCGCGTGACCGCCTATATGCGCGAGCACCTTGAGGAGGAAATCGGGCTCGATGAACTGGCGGCAACGGTCAATCTCAGCCGCTTCCATTTCTGCACCGCCTTCCGACGTGCTACCGGACAGACGCCGCACCAATGGCTGGTCAATTTGCGGATTGCGCAGGCGCGGCAGTTGCTGGCGATGCCGGAGCTGCCGGTGACGGAGATCGCCCTCTCGGTCGGCTACCAGACGCCCTCCGCATTCGCTGCGGCGTTCCGTAAGGTCACAGCCACCACGCCGACGGAGTATCGCAGAGCGCTGTTGGGAGACGGGGCTGGGGAGCTAAGCTCATTCAAGCAAGGGCGGCACCCCTAG
- a CDS encoding low temperature requirement protein A — translation MSKTKPSAHSHAHHVTRMSGRDTHQGQRAATPLELLFDLTFVISFGLAASQLAHLLAEGHFKAGLIGFGFASFSICWAWVNFSWFASAYDTDDWVFRIVTMVQMAGVLILAIGLPPMFESIDKGEQLDNGTMVLGYVVMRVAMVFQWLRAARQDPPRRRACMTYAAAIAIAQLGWTVLIFLDFSLLTTFAFVVVLTAVEMTGPVIAESHQGGTPWHAHHIAERHGLLAIIALGEGVVGTVASITAVVEGHGWNLDVVLVCIAGTGLTFGMWWIYFLLPSAEILHRFRERCFIWGYGHIPIFASIVATGAGLHVAAYYIEHKAHISSVATVLTVAVPVAIYVALIYAMYTYLLRRSDRLHTWLLSGTALVLAASVAAALAGIPMSVCLIILMLAPVVTIVGYEVAGHRHRAQSIVLALGDDPSDTSTLGSTGGR, via the coding sequence ATGTCCAAGACCAAGCCGTCGGCGCATTCGCATGCGCACCACGTAACAAGAATGAGCGGTCGCGATACGCATCAGGGCCAGCGCGCGGCAACCCCGCTGGAACTGCTCTTCGATCTGACCTTCGTGATTTCCTTCGGTCTAGCTGCTTCACAGCTCGCGCACCTCCTGGCGGAGGGGCATTTCAAAGCCGGCCTGATCGGCTTCGGCTTTGCCAGCTTTTCGATCTGCTGGGCTTGGGTGAACTTCTCCTGGTTCGCATCTGCCTATGACACGGATGACTGGGTATTCCGCATAGTGACGATGGTGCAGATGGCCGGAGTGCTTATTCTTGCGATCGGGCTGCCTCCGATGTTCGAATCGATCGACAAGGGTGAGCAACTGGACAACGGCACCATGGTACTCGGCTATGTCGTCATGCGCGTTGCGATGGTGTTCCAGTGGCTTCGGGCGGCGCGTCAGGATCCGCCCCGCCGCAGGGCCTGCATGACCTATGCGGCGGCGATCGCCATTGCCCAGCTTGGCTGGACAGTGCTGATCTTCCTCGACTTCTCGCTGCTCACGACCTTTGCTTTCGTAGTTGTGTTAACGGCGGTCGAAATGACCGGGCCGGTGATTGCGGAATCACACCAGGGAGGAACGCCTTGGCATGCCCATCACATCGCCGAACGCCACGGCCTGCTTGCCATCATCGCGCTTGGGGAGGGCGTGGTCGGAACGGTTGCGTCAATCACGGCCGTTGTCGAAGGGCACGGCTGGAACCTCGACGTCGTTCTCGTCTGCATCGCCGGGACAGGATTAACCTTCGGCATGTGGTGGATCTATTTCCTGCTTCCGAGCGCGGAGATCCTGCACCGGTTTCGCGAGCGCTGCTTCATCTGGGGCTATGGCCACATCCCAATCTTCGCCTCGATCGTTGCGACCGGCGCAGGTCTGCATGTCGCCGCCTATTACATTGAGCACAAGGCGCATATTTCCTCGGTGGCGACGGTGCTGACGGTTGCTGTTCCGGTCGCGATCTACGTGGCGCTGATCTACGCCATGTACACGTATCTGCTGCGCCGTTCGGACCGCCTCCATACTTGGCTGCTGTCGGGGACGGCTCTCGTACTGGCGGCGTCCGTTGCCGCTGCCTTGGCAGGCATTCCTATGTCCGTGTGCCTGATCATCCTGATGCTGGCGCCAGTCGTCACGATCGTCGGCTATGAAGTTGCCGGCCATCGCCACCGGGCCCAATCGATAGTGCTCGCGCTTGGCGACGATCCGAGCGACACGAGCACGCTTGGAAGTACCGGCGGCAGGTAG
- a CDS encoding oxidoreductase, with amino-acid sequence MKTWFITGASRGFGARVAQLALEQGDNVVATARNAAGVTDRLGQHSNLLALPLDVTDEEQARATAARAVERFGRIDVLLNNAGFGLLGAVEEATAEEVERLYRTNVFGLLGVTRAVLPYMRAQRSGRILNISSIGGYRSAAGFGVYCSTKFAVEGLSEALNQELAPLGIHVTVVEPGYFRTDFLDSSSLSVSPTRIEDYNGTAGATRSRATDLNHSQPGDPAKLASVLVAFADAVNPPVRLPLGSDTVNAIEAKHAADAAIVAEWRQVSLSTDFAA; translated from the coding sequence ATGAAAACCTGGTTCATCACCGGCGCCTCCCGCGGCTTTGGCGCAAGGGTCGCGCAACTCGCGCTCGAACAGGGCGACAATGTCGTGGCCACTGCACGGAACGCCGCTGGTGTCACCGACAGGCTGGGCCAGCATTCGAACCTGCTGGCGCTGCCGCTCGATGTCACCGACGAGGAGCAGGCCCGCGCGACGGCGGCGCGCGCCGTAGAGCGGTTCGGCCGCATTGATGTGCTGCTGAACAATGCCGGCTTCGGCCTGCTCGGGGCTGTCGAGGAAGCCACGGCTGAGGAGGTCGAGCGCCTCTATCGCACGAATGTGTTCGGCCTGCTCGGCGTCACCCGTGCGGTGCTGCCTTACATGCGTGCGCAACGCTCCGGACGCATCCTCAATATCTCTTCTATCGGCGGCTATCGCAGCGCGGCGGGCTTCGGCGTCTATTGCTCCACCAAATTCGCGGTAGAAGGACTCTCCGAGGCCCTTAACCAAGAGCTCGCGCCGCTCGGCATCCATGTCACCGTCGTCGAGCCAGGCTATTTCCGGACCGACTTCCTGGATTCGTCGTCTCTGTCGGTGAGCCCCACACGCATTGAGGATTACAACGGCACGGCTGGCGCCACACGCAGCCGCGCAACCGACCTCAACCATAGCCAACCCGGCGATCCAGCCAAACTTGCCAGCGTGCTCGTCGCCTTTGCGGATGCGGTCAATCCGCCGGTGCGGCTGCCGCTGGGGAGCGATACTGTCAATGCAATCGAAGCGAAGCATGCCGCCGACGCAGCGATCGTGGCAGAATGGCGGCAGGTCTCGCTGTCGACGGACTTTGCCGCCTGA
- a CDS encoding adenylate/guanylate cyclase domain-containing protein → MFESLLTEHHGRLVKLTGDGLIAEFGSVVDAVACAAEIQKQLPDRQVEIPAERRIILRIGINLGDVLVDGDDLLGDGVNVAARLEQACPPGGVLISGTAHDQLPGKLDCGFEYAGEQRLKNIARPVRAYRMVLDSAHDAATVAWPSVDKPAVAVLPFENMSGDPEQVYFSDGITEDIITELSRFHELMVIARNSSFSFRGKSMDVREIGRLLGARYLVEGSVRRAGGRVRITAQLVDAATGAHFWVERYDRALEDVFAVQEEISQSIVATVAQRIIQDSEVAGRRRQPEDIRAYDLFLQGNRLSDVFTPEAQARAQALFEGALQIDRGFARAHTGLAWVYLNRSVEDSVGVPREKDENRIAALRQAEEALEKDPNDPRVHSTLGYMCLMWRDFDRAERHMDLARAMNPNDPLIQIFWAWMQSCLGKPERALPAAEIAFRLNPCHPSWYNYYLSHILFRLGRDREAADLLERLIMDAPARRHPRYMALRAAACGHLGRIEEAQRCARISIESVSKCWHGDPAAGPREYVDWLVDVLYLRRDEDAERLREGLRRAGLPA, encoded by the coding sequence TTGTTCGAGTCCTTGCTGACGGAGCACCATGGCCGCCTCGTCAAGCTGACCGGCGACGGCCTGATCGCCGAGTTCGGTTCCGTCGTTGATGCTGTTGCCTGCGCAGCTGAAATTCAGAAGCAACTGCCTGACCGGCAGGTGGAGATACCGGCTGAGCGCCGGATTATCTTACGCATCGGCATCAACCTGGGCGACGTTCTGGTCGATGGCGACGACCTGCTGGGGGACGGCGTTAACGTGGCAGCCCGCTTGGAACAGGCCTGCCCGCCGGGCGGCGTCCTGATCTCCGGAACAGCCCACGACCAGCTCCCGGGCAAGCTGGATTGTGGCTTCGAGTACGCGGGCGAACAGCGCCTGAAGAACATTGCGCGGCCTGTGAGGGCCTACCGGATGGTGCTCGATAGCGCTCATGACGCCGCAACGGTCGCTTGGCCTTCGGTCGATAAGCCTGCGGTGGCGGTGCTGCCCTTCGAGAACATGAGCGGCGATCCCGAGCAGGTCTATTTCAGCGACGGCATCACCGAAGACATCATCACGGAACTCTCGCGCTTCCACGAGCTCATGGTGATTGCACGCAACTCATCCTTTTCGTTCCGCGGGAAAAGCATGGACGTGCGCGAGATCGGCCGCTTGCTCGGGGCCCGATACCTGGTCGAGGGCAGCGTCCGTCGGGCTGGAGGTCGCGTGCGTATCACGGCCCAGCTCGTGGATGCTGCCACCGGAGCGCATTTCTGGGTGGAGCGATACGACCGCGCCCTCGAGGACGTGTTCGCCGTCCAGGAGGAGATTTCTCAGAGCATCGTCGCGACGGTGGCCCAGCGGATCATCCAGGACAGCGAGGTTGCGGGCCGACGACGTCAGCCCGAAGACATCCGTGCGTATGACCTATTCCTCCAGGGGAACCGCCTTTCCGACGTGTTCACGCCGGAGGCCCAGGCGAGGGCGCAGGCACTTTTCGAGGGGGCGCTCCAGATCGACCGGGGCTTTGCCCGAGCCCATACGGGCCTGGCCTGGGTTTACCTCAACCGTTCGGTCGAGGACAGCGTCGGGGTGCCGCGCGAGAAGGACGAGAACCGGATTGCGGCGCTGCGCCAGGCCGAAGAAGCGCTGGAGAAGGATCCCAACGATCCGCGGGTGCACTCCACGCTCGGGTACATGTGCCTGATGTGGCGCGACTTCGACCGGGCCGAGCGGCACATGGACCTTGCACGGGCCATGAACCCGAATGATCCATTGATCCAGATCTTTTGGGCCTGGATGCAGTCGTGTCTGGGAAAGCCGGAGCGGGCTTTGCCCGCGGCCGAGATCGCCTTCCGGCTAAATCCATGTCATCCCAGCTGGTACAATTATTATCTCTCGCACATCCTGTTCCGGCTGGGGCGGGATAGGGAAGCGGCCGACCTCTTGGAGCGGCTCATAATGGACGCGCCGGCGCGGCGGCACCCGCGCTACATGGCTTTGCGTGCGGCAGCCTGCGGTCATTTGGGGCGCATCGAGGAGGCGCAGCGATGTGCCAGGATCTCCATTGAGTCGGTCAGCAAGTGTTGGCACGGCGATCCGGCGGCGGGTCCGCGGGAATATGTGGATTGGCTCGTGGACGTCTTGTACCTGCGGCGGGATGAGGACGCGGAGCGGCTGCGCGAGGGCTTGCGGCGTGCCGGGTTGCCGGCCTGA
- a CDS encoding NAD(P)/FAD-dependent oxidoreductase translates to MRLVIVGAGFAGMYAALSAARLRDIEDVSPEDLEIALVAPQPMLVIRPRLYEPKPETLTAPLKEVLDAVDVVYVQGSVEAVDTKARAVDVVNAKGERKSLSYHRLVIATGSRLFRPNIPGLAEHGFSVDNLDDAIALDRHLHKLATMPASKARDTVVIAGAGFTGIETATEMPSRLRTIFNRNAKPRVIIVDRGPAVAPDMGEHPRPVIEDALRHVGVETRLNAGVASLDKSGVTLSTGERIEAATVIWAAGLRANPLTTKIPAARDYFDRLLVDKCLRVPTVPGVFATGDAARAACDDIGNYVLMSCQHATRMGAFAGNNAAAELLGVPTRCYHQKAYVTCLDLGEAGAIFTRGWDRKVEMVGEGAKKTKQEINTVWIYPPKAERAAALASADPERVTDL, encoded by the coding sequence ATGAGGCTCGTTATTGTAGGCGCCGGCTTCGCCGGTATGTACGCCGCTCTTTCCGCAGCTCGCCTGCGCGACATCGAAGACGTTTCGCCCGAAGACCTCGAGATTGCGCTGGTAGCTCCTCAGCCGATGTTGGTGATCCGCCCTCGACTTTATGAGCCGAAGCCCGAGACCCTTACCGCGCCTCTGAAGGAGGTGCTTGACGCCGTCGATGTGGTCTACGTGCAAGGAAGCGTCGAAGCCGTCGACACCAAAGCCCGCGCCGTGGACGTCGTCAATGCCAAGGGGGAGCGCAAGTCCCTTTCCTATCATCGCCTGGTGATCGCAACCGGTAGCCGGCTGTTCCGCCCAAATATTCCCGGCCTCGCAGAACATGGCTTCAGCGTCGACAATCTCGATGACGCAATCGCCCTCGACCGCCACCTGCACAAGCTTGCGACTATGCCCGCCTCAAAGGCACGCGACACCGTCGTTATTGCAGGCGCCGGCTTTACAGGAATCGAGACGGCAACGGAGATGCCTTCACGCCTGCGGACCATCTTCAACAGAAACGCCAAGCCGCGCGTCATCATCGTCGATCGTGGCCCTGCAGTCGCCCCGGACATGGGTGAACATCCTCGCCCTGTCATTGAAGATGCGCTGCGCCACGTCGGCGTTGAGACGCGGCTCAATGCCGGCGTCGCATCGCTGGACAAATCCGGCGTCACGCTGAGCACCGGCGAGCGCATCGAAGCCGCGACCGTGATATGGGCGGCAGGCCTTCGCGCCAATCCGCTGACGACGAAAATTCCCGCCGCCCGTGACTATTTTGACCGGCTGCTCGTCGACAAGTGCTTGCGCGTGCCGACCGTGCCTGGCGTCTTCGCCACCGGCGACGCGGCGCGCGCCGCATGCGATGACATCGGCAACTATGTGCTGATGTCGTGCCAGCACGCCACCCGCATGGGCGCCTTCGCGGGCAACAACGCAGCCGCCGAACTGCTAGGTGTGCCGACCCGGTGCTATCACCAGAAGGCCTACGTCACCTGCCTCGACCTCGGCGAAGCCGGCGCAATCTTCACCCGCGGCTGGGACCGCAAAGTGGAGATGGTCGGTGAGGGCGCCAAGAAGACTAAGCAGGAAATCAACACGGTGTGGATATATCCGCCGAAGGCCGAGCGTGCCGCGGCGCTGGCTTCAGCTGATCCGGAGCGTGTGACGGATCTGTAA
- a CDS encoding alpha/beta fold hydrolase codes for MAYVTTKDGVDIFCKDWGPKGARPIMFHHGWPLSSDDWDAQMLFFLSKGYRVIAHDRRGHGRSSQVAEGHDMDHYAADAFAVVEALDLKNIVHIGHSTGGGEVARYVAKHGEPAGRVAKAVLVSAVPPLMLKTEANPEGLPIEVFDGFRAALAANRAQFFRDVPAGPFYGFNRGGATVQEGVVQNWWRQAMMGSAKAHYDGIKAFSETDQTEDLKAITIPTLVLHGEDDQIVPVANAALKSAKLLKNGTLKTYPNFPHGMLTINADALNADLLAFVQA; via the coding sequence ATGGCATATGTTACCACCAAAGACGGCGTCGACATCTTCTGCAAGGACTGGGGTCCGAAGGGCGCACGGCCGATTATGTTCCATCATGGTTGGCCGCTGAGCTCGGACGACTGGGATGCTCAGATGCTCTTCTTCCTCTCCAAGGGTTATCGAGTCATCGCCCATGATCGCCGCGGCCATGGCCGCTCTTCCCAGGTTGCCGAGGGCCATGACATGGACCATTACGCCGCCGACGCCTTTGCCGTCGTCGAGGCGCTGGACCTGAAAAACATCGTCCATATCGGCCATTCCACCGGCGGCGGTGAAGTTGCGCGTTATGTCGCAAAGCACGGCGAGCCCGCAGGCCGTGTTGCCAAGGCCGTTCTGGTCTCCGCCGTTCCGCCGCTGATGCTCAAGACCGAAGCCAATCCGGAAGGTCTGCCGATCGAAGTGTTCGACGGTTTCCGTGCCGCGCTTGCTGCAAACCGCGCCCAGTTCTTCCGCGACGTCCCCGCCGGTCCCTTCTACGGCTTCAACCGCGGAGGCGCCACGGTCCAGGAAGGGGTGGTCCAGAACTGGTGGCGTCAGGCCATGATGGGCAGCGCCAAGGCTCATTACGACGGCATCAAAGCCTTCTCGGAAACCGATCAGACCGAGGACCTGAAGGCCATCACCATTCCGACACTGGTGCTGCACGGTGAGGACGACCAGATCGTGCCCGTCGCGAACGCCGCGCTGAAGTCCGCCAAGCTTCTGAAGAATGGCACCTTGAAGACCTATCCGAACTTCCCGCACGGCATGCTGACCATCAATGCCGATGCGCTGAACGCCGATCTACTGGCCTTCGTCCAAGCTTGA
- a CDS encoding cupin domain-containing protein → MIKPIFAAFATTALLSAAAAAHDAGDKDATVTLVYEHELPNVPGKSMKGVLVKYGPGGFSSAHTHPDSAFIYATVLEGAIRSQVNDGPVKTYKAGESFSEMPGDRHGVSENASETDPAKLLAVFVVDTDQVDLTFPIKN, encoded by the coding sequence ATGATCAAGCCAATTTTTGCCGCTTTTGCCACGACGGCCCTCTTGTCCGCTGCCGCCGCTGCCCACGACGCCGGCGATAAGGATGCTACGGTCACGCTGGTTTACGAGCACGAATTGCCGAATGTTCCGGGCAAGAGCATGAAAGGTGTTCTCGTTAAATATGGTCCCGGCGGCTTCTCCTCGGCCCACACGCATCCGGACTCGGCCTTCATCTACGCGACCGTCCTGGAGGGCGCCATCCGCAGCCAGGTCAACGACGGTCCCGTCAAGACCTACAAGGCGGGCGAGAGCTTCTCTGAAATGCCGGGAGACCGTCACGGCGTCAGCGAGAATGCCAGCGAGACCGACCCGGCGAAGCTGCTGGCGGTCTTCGTCGTCGACACCGATCAGGTGGACCTGACCTTTCCGATCAAGAACTAG
- a CDS encoding SDR family oxidoreductase, producing the protein MKIVIIGGTGLIGSKTADRLRKQGHEVIAAAPNTGVNTITAEGLAEALTGASVVIDLANSPSFEDKAVLEFFETSGRNLMAAEKAAGVKHHIALSIVGVDRLPDSGYMRAKVAQEKIIRGAGIPYTIIHSTQFLEFLSGIAQSGTVGDTVYLSPAYVQPIASDDVADNVAAVATAAPINGIVEVSGPERVRLNELVARYLKAMGDARKVEADPEARYFGAKLEDGSLVSDNNPRIGRITFERWFATVARK; encoded by the coding sequence ATGAAAATCGTCATCATCGGCGGAACCGGCCTGATCGGTTCAAAGACAGCCGACCGCCTTCGCAAGCAAGGCCATGAAGTCATTGCCGCCGCTCCGAACACCGGCGTCAACACGATCACCGCCGAAGGTCTCGCCGAGGCGCTCACCGGCGCCTCCGTCGTTATCGACCTCGCAAACTCGCCGTCCTTCGAGGACAAGGCAGTGCTCGAATTCTTCGAGACATCGGGCCGCAATCTGATGGCGGCGGAAAAGGCCGCCGGTGTAAAGCATCACATCGCGCTTTCGATCGTCGGCGTCGACCGGCTGCCTGACAGCGGCTACATGCGGGCCAAGGTCGCCCAGGAAAAGATCATCCGGGGAGCCGGCATTCCCTATACGATCATCCATTCGACTCAGTTCCTGGAATTCCTCAGCGGCATCGCCCAGTCCGGCACGGTCGGCGACACGGTGTATCTGTCGCCAGCCTACGTCCAGCCCATCGCCTCGGACGATGTGGCCGACAACGTGGCCGCCGTTGCGACGGCCGCGCCGATCAATGGCATTGTGGAGGTCTCGGGGCCGGAGCGTGTCCGGCTGAACGAACTCGTTGCTCGCTACCTGAAAGCAATGGGCGATGCTCGCAAGGTCGAGGCAGATCCGGAGGCTCGCTACTTCGGCGCCAAACTGGAAGATGGCTCGCTCGTCTCCGACAACAATCCCCGCATCGGCCGCATCACCTTCGAGCGGTGGTTCGCAACCGTAGCGCGGAAATGA
- a CDS encoding MBL fold metallo-hydrolase, with protein MNQMTPNTQQQANMSLDNTSPSGKSRPDELVPSRYAVQVGEIEVLVISDGVLPLPTQMLGHNADPAARAAWLKDMFLPQDAFDWALNVVVVRSGDQTILIDAGLGMDPDLNLPRAGQLIKRLEAAGIDLASVTDVVLTHMHMDHIGGLLVDGVKEQLRPDLRIHVAAAEVKFWETPDFSHVSMPPGFPDALRSAAKRFAKEYQSQLRLFDDEYEVAPGVVVSRTGGHTPGHSVVRVASGGDRLMFAGDAVFAVGFEHPDWHNGFEHDPEEAARVRVRLLCELAETGGQLVATHLPFPSVGRVAVDGDDFRWVAAFWDY; from the coding sequence ATGAACCAGATGACCCCCAACACACAGCAGCAGGCAAACATGAGCTTGGACAACACCTCTCCCTCCGGTAAATCGCGACCGGATGAGTTGGTTCCGTCGCGCTACGCGGTGCAGGTCGGCGAGATTGAAGTGCTGGTAATCAGCGACGGGGTGCTGCCGCTCCCAACCCAGATGTTGGGACACAACGCCGACCCGGCCGCCCGGGCGGCCTGGCTGAAGGACATGTTCCTGCCGCAAGACGCTTTCGACTGGGCGCTGAACGTGGTCGTGGTGCGGAGCGGCGACCAGACCATACTCATCGATGCTGGGCTGGGGATGGACCCCGACTTGAACTTGCCGCGGGCCGGGCAGTTGATCAAGCGACTGGAAGCCGCCGGCATCGATCTTGCATCGGTGACGGACGTGGTGCTGACCCACATGCACATGGACCACATTGGCGGACTGCTCGTCGACGGGGTGAAGGAGCAACTGCGTCCGGACCTGCGGATCCACGTGGCCGCCGCTGAGGTCAAGTTCTGGGAGACGCCCGATTTCTCCCACGTCTCCATGCCGCCCGGCTTCCCGGACGCGCTTAGGTCGGCCGCCAAACGGTTCGCAAAGGAGTACCAGAGCCAGCTGCGGCTGTTCGATGATGAATACGAGGTGGCGCCGGGCGTGGTCGTCTCTCGCACCGGCGGCCACACGCCCGGGCACAGCGTGGTCCGCGTGGCATCCGGCGGCGACCGGCTGATGTTCGCCGGCGACGCCGTGTTCGCGGTCGGGTTCGAACACCCCGACTGGCACAACGGCTTCGAACATGACCCCGAAGAGGCGGCCCGTGTTCGGGTCCGTCTTCTGTGCGAACTGGCCGAGACCGGCGGACAGCTGGTGGCCACTCACCTGCCGTTCCCGTCCGTCGGCCGGGTGGCGGTCGACGGCGACGACTTTCGTTGGGTCGCGGCCTTCTGGGACTACTGA
- a CDS encoding helix-turn-helix domain-containing protein: MSKPNLHDRSGPSAAAQKSNISNVKGRAADAEMARALGTTPFRMALDPSGGGIAHWKHDPLHDVVEPMSDHVIMAYNGVVQRMERRSGRSASPGTFRRGVVVIIPAGSSSRWDIPKPVDVVQLYLPPAMLKRVADEADTATPTNLLDRTAHPDPITSRLLLGAVDALDGNGPLDTLFRQQLTELLATRLLVAHVGSPTTQQPVVGGLSPTVLRRAIERLRSDSDTDVSLAALASDAGLSRFHFCRSFKETTGLSPHAWLRQYRLDQAMDMLRDPDMSVASVAAALGYASQTAFAAAFRQLTGETPSEWRQQSR; the protein is encoded by the coding sequence ATGAGCAAGCCCAACTTGCATGATCGTTCGGGTCCGTCGGCCGCGGCGCAAAAGAGCAACATATCGAATGTCAAGGGGCGTGCAGCCGATGCGGAGATGGCCCGCGCGCTCGGGACCACACCATTTCGCATGGCATTGGATCCCTCCGGTGGCGGGATCGCCCACTGGAAACATGACCCATTGCACGACGTCGTCGAGCCCATGAGTGATCACGTCATCATGGCTTACAACGGCGTGGTACAGCGCATGGAGCGGCGATCAGGAAGATCGGCTTCGCCTGGAACGTTTCGTCGTGGGGTTGTGGTCATCATTCCGGCCGGATCAAGCTCCCGGTGGGATATTCCGAAACCTGTCGATGTTGTTCAGCTCTATCTTCCTCCCGCAATGCTGAAGCGCGTCGCGGACGAAGCCGATACCGCGACCCCGACCAATCTCCTCGACCGAACGGCGCATCCCGACCCCATTACATCCCGATTGCTCTTGGGCGCGGTCGATGCCCTGGACGGCAATGGGCCCCTGGATACACTGTTCAGGCAACAGCTGACAGAGCTCCTTGCCACGCGCCTCCTGGTCGCGCACGTCGGCTCGCCAACCACCCAGCAGCCAGTCGTCGGTGGCCTGTCGCCGACGGTGCTGCGCCGCGCCATCGAACGCTTACGCTCGGATAGCGATACGGACGTCTCTCTTGCTGCTCTCGCTTCGGATGCCGGCCTGTCGCGCTTCCATTTCTGCCGTTCCTTCAAGGAAACCACCGGGCTTTCGCCGCATGCCTGGCTGCGCCAATACCGGCTCGATCAGGCCATGGACATGCTGCGTGACCCCGATATGTCGGTCGCATCGGTTGCCGCTGCGCTCGGCTATGCCTCGCAAACAGCGTTCGCTGCGGCGTTCAGGCAGTTGACCGGCGAGACCCCGAGCGAATGGCGACAGCAATCGCGCTAA